A region from the Acyrthosiphon pisum isolate AL4f chromosome A1, pea_aphid_22Mar2018_4r6ur, whole genome shotgun sequence genome encodes:
- the LOC100572267 gene encoding uncharacterized protein LOC100572267, whose amino-acid sequence MNSFPVSEQDKDEFLNYLDQNGILDRLTDVLIMLHSEQEQPTDPIEYVRRNMYVNNPDVEEIIDLKAQIENAAVELAELQRTRDELRAQLEQYQHESQLDGEGYEEEPAKVSDNGDYFE is encoded by the exons ATGAATTCATTCCCG GTCAGCGAACAAGATAAGGATGAATTCCTCAACTATTTGGACCAAAATGGTATTTTGGATAGACTAACTGACGTACTAATCATGTTGCATAGCGAACAAGAACAGCCCACGGATCCCATTga ataCGTGAGAAGGAACATGTACGTGAACAACCCAGACGTCGAGGAAATTATCGACTTGAAGGCACAGATAGAGAACGCCGCTGTTGAACTAGCTGAGCTTCAGAGGACCAGGGACGAACTAAGGGCTCAATTGGAACAATATCAACATGAATCGCAACTGGATGGTGAAGGTTACGAGGAAGAACCAGCCAAAGTATCAGACAACGGAGATTATTTCGAATAA